The genomic window AAGATTCTTTCCTTCCTTCAACGCCTTTTTTAGTTTTATCATTAAACCATGAAAAAACCTTCATCCCGAAGATAAGCAGATTTATAAATATGTTATAGAAAAAAGACATCTGATTGTATTTTTAAACTTCTGTTCTATCGTTATTTGTAGAAGGAGCCGAAACGACTAAAAACTCCAGTTCTTCTTCTGATTCATTAGAAATATAATGCTTTGATTTTGGTAAAACCGTTATGCTTTCTCCGGCTTTTATAGAAATTTTCTCTTCATCAATATAGAAAACAGCCTCACCTTTCAAAATATAAAAAAACTGCTCTGCCTGTTTATGAAAATGTAGTTTTTCAGCCGTTCCGGAAGGCATTATTTCCTGTTTTACGGAAAGGTGTTGGGTATCTTTCAGAATCCAACTGTCACAGCCTTTTCCCCAAATATA from Chryseobacterium camelliae includes these protein-coding regions:
- a CDS encoding cupin domain-containing protein, with the protein product MIKSKNNSEHYIWGKGCDSWILKDTQHLSVKQEIMPSGTAEKLHFHKQAEQFFYILKGEAVFYIDEEKISIKAGESITVLPKSKHYISNESEEELEFLVVSAPSTNNDRTEV